In Gemmatimonadota bacterium, a single window of DNA contains:
- a CDS encoding VOC family protein: MSDETQLSAPERQQPETLRLSSIAPGITVNDLQASLSWYCDVLGFTIAEKFEHEGEVRGAALVAGVARLMLSQDDWAKGRDRVKGQGLRLYLSTTQDVDDVAAAIKSRGGEIASEPADMPWGARTFDLVDPDGFLLTISSGG; this comes from the coding sequence ATGAGCGACGAAACACAGCTTTCTGCCCCGGAACGCCAGCAACCCGAAACTCTCCGACTCAGCTCCATCGCTCCCGGGATTACCGTGAACGACCTCCAGGCGAGCTTGTCCTGGTACTGCGACGTCCTCGGCTTCACGATCGCGGAGAAGTTCGAGCACGAGGGGGAGGTGCGGGGTGCGGCGCTCGTTGCGGGTGTTGCGCGATTGATGCTCTCGCAGGACGACTGGGCAAAGGGTCGGGACCGCGTGAAGGGGCAGGGGCTACGGCTCTACTTGAGCACCACCCAGGACGTGGACGATGTGGCCGCGGCGATCAAGTCGCGGGGTGGTGAGATCGCGAGCGAGCCTGCCGACATGCCCTGGGGTGCACGCACGTTCGACTTGGTGGATCCAGACGGGTTCCTGCTGACGATTTCGTCTGGGGGCTAG
- a CDS encoding SDR family NAD(P)-dependent oxidoreductase, with the protein MANRGAVERVLVVGGGSEIGRAIVRALRGRHPELSGVVLAGRPGGSRDQAARDLSDHVANVSVVDFDALETDSHDAWAAALHDEHGPFDVVILAHGVLPDQLASERSGAEAARSLQTNLTGTVSAMVPLANQMAERGQGTLVVLSTIAALRPRRDNFTYGAGKAGLDAFARGLGGALEERGVGVLTVRLGFVHTRMTEGMAPAPLASTPDVIAARVARAVGRPGATVLYAPPLIRVLAAVLRLLPQRLLDRMARGRMPR; encoded by the coding sequence ATGGCGAATCGAGGTGCCGTCGAGCGTGTACTGGTCGTAGGTGGCGGATCCGAGATCGGGCGGGCGATCGTGCGCGCGCTCCGGGGCCGACATCCGGAGCTGAGCGGTGTGGTGCTCGCAGGCAGGCCCGGGGGCAGCCGTGACCAGGCGGCGCGTGATCTCTCGGATCACGTGGCGAACGTCTCCGTCGTCGACTTCGATGCCCTGGAGACCGACAGCCATGACGCGTGGGCGGCGGCGCTTCACGATGAGCACGGACCATTCGACGTCGTGATACTCGCGCACGGCGTTCTGCCGGACCAGCTCGCGTCCGAGCGGTCCGGCGCTGAGGCCGCTCGATCGCTTCAGACCAACCTGACGGGCACCGTTTCCGCCATGGTCCCGCTCGCCAATCAGATGGCCGAGAGAGGGCAGGGCACGCTGGTAGTGCTATCCACGATTGCCGCGCTCCGGCCCCGCCGAGACAACTTCACGTACGGTGCGGGTAAGGCGGGCCTCGACGCCTTCGCTCGCGGACTCGGGGGTGCACTCGAGGAACGCGGAGTCGGTGTGCTCACCGTGAGGCTCGGCTTCGTGCACACGCGCATGACCGAGGGCATGGCGCCCGCTCCGCTGGCGAGCACTCCGGACGTGATCGCTGCGCGCGTAGCCCGCGCGGTGGGCCGCCCCGGAGCGACGGTTCTCTATGCGCCACCGCTGATACGCGTGCTGGCGGCGGTTCTGAGACTTCTGCCTCAGCGGTTGCTCGACCGCATGGCTCGAGGGCGGATGCCGCGCTAG
- a CDS encoding FAD-binding oxidoreductase, which translates to MADAWSRPVRLSGWGRDSYGRARRAIPRSSEEVAELLRDDSVGTVAARGLGRSYGDAAGNEGGGVIDLTALDTVFDFDCSTGRIRVGAGIELRALLATVLSDDWFCPVVPGTASVTVGGALAADIHGKNHHEVGTLSAHVTGARLVAPAWQGWITPEQEPEYFWASAGGMGLTGLLTEIELQLVRVSTGAIVVKRTPTSGLDSLLSQLADPSAGFPYSVAWVDLLVRPRAPLRGILMEGRHAEPADVRDGAVYGLASRAGFDVPETVPDGLLTRLTGSLFNELWYRRAVAQAGEGIESLESYFFPLDGVRNWNRLYGSRGFQQYQFVVPLGAEEALATVVQQLRRSPVPAFLAVLKKMGPSSLGPLSFPLEGWTLAVDLPCVGRALDDLLGECDREVLRAGGRVYLAKDARLPREVFTEMYPRLEEWRAVRDRLDPDGRLSTDLGRRLGLSW; encoded by the coding sequence GTGGCTGATGCGTGGAGTCGCCCCGTCCGGCTGAGTGGATGGGGTCGGGACTCGTACGGCAGGGCCCGCAGGGCAATACCAAGGTCCTCCGAAGAGGTCGCCGAGCTACTCCGCGACGACTCGGTCGGCACGGTCGCTGCGCGAGGACTCGGGCGTTCGTACGGAGATGCCGCCGGGAACGAAGGTGGCGGCGTGATCGATCTCACGGCACTCGACACCGTCTTCGACTTCGACTGCTCGACAGGGCGAATCCGGGTGGGCGCGGGCATCGAGCTCCGTGCGCTGCTCGCCACCGTGTTGAGCGACGACTGGTTTTGTCCCGTCGTTCCGGGGACCGCCTCTGTCACGGTTGGGGGCGCCTTAGCCGCGGACATTCATGGGAAGAACCATCACGAGGTGGGCACGCTTTCCGCGCACGTCACGGGCGCGCGTCTAGTGGCGCCGGCTTGGCAAGGGTGGATAACACCAGAGCAAGAGCCCGAGTACTTCTGGGCGTCAGCAGGGGGGATGGGTCTCACGGGACTGCTCACCGAGATCGAGTTGCAGCTCGTGCGGGTGTCGACGGGTGCGATCGTGGTGAAACGGACGCCGACGAGTGGCCTGGACTCGCTCCTGAGTCAGCTTGCCGATCCGAGCGCGGGTTTCCCGTACTCGGTCGCCTGGGTGGACCTGCTCGTTCGGCCGCGCGCTCCGCTTCGCGGCATCCTGATGGAGGGCCGACACGCTGAGCCCGCAGACGTCCGTGACGGGGCCGTCTACGGGCTCGCGAGTCGCGCCGGCTTCGATGTCCCTGAGACCGTACCCGACGGGCTGTTGACGCGCCTGACAGGGTCGCTCTTCAACGAGCTGTGGTACCGCCGGGCCGTCGCGCAGGCCGGAGAAGGCATCGAGTCCCTCGAGAGCTACTTCTTTCCGCTGGATGGCGTTCGGAATTGGAACCGACTGTATGGAAGTCGAGGCTTTCAACAGTACCAGTTCGTGGTCCCGCTGGGAGCCGAAGAGGCGTTGGCGACCGTTGTCCAGCAGCTCCGGAGGTCTCCGGTGCCTGCGTTCCTGGCGGTGCTCAAGAAGATGGGCCCGTCGAGCCTGGGGCCCTTGTCTTTTCCCTTGGAGGGGTGGACTCTGGCCGTCGACCTGCCCTGTGTGGGCCGTGCGCTGGACGATCTGCTCGGCGAGTGCGATCGGGAGGTGCTGAGGGCGGGTGGCCGCGTCTACCTGGCAAAGGATGCGCGACTACCGAGAGAGGTGTTCACCGAGATGTATCCGCGATTGGAAGAATGGAGGGCGGTGCGCGATCGGCTCGACCCGGACGGTCGGCTGTCCACGGACCTGGGTCGTCGACTCGGATTGAGCTGGTAG
- a CDS encoding decaprenyl-phosphate phosphoribosyltransferase, producing the protein MSENGLVGPLLRSARPSLWPRNLLVFAAPGAAGVLSSGSGWRDSLIALVAFVLASSCGYLFNDVRDRESDRQHEEKSGRPVASGALGVGPALVVAALLLAGAVALPLATGLDDLALVITAYLTINAAYSLALKHVVLFELFSVSSGYVLRALAGAEAASVPASPWFLIVISTVSLHVVATKRAAELSHSGEGHSRPVLSEYSKELLDLIRSSTLSVALIGYLLWTFTGDSRVASEPWALLSAIPFALCLFRYSQVAASGSGEQPDKILRQDGLLLSFVISWVVVFTLGVYVFSGG; encoded by the coding sequence ATGAGCGAGAACGGACTCGTTGGACCTCTGCTTCGCTCCGCTCGCCCGTCGCTGTGGCCGCGTAACCTGCTGGTGTTCGCGGCGCCCGGTGCCGCGGGAGTGTTGTCGAGTGGCTCGGGCTGGCGGGATTCGCTTATCGCGCTGGTGGCGTTCGTGCTCGCATCGTCGTGCGGCTACCTGTTCAACGACGTTCGGGACCGGGAGAGCGACCGCCAGCATGAAGAGAAGAGCGGCCGCCCGGTGGCCAGTGGCGCCCTGGGGGTCGGGCCGGCCCTGGTTGTCGCAGCGCTACTGCTGGCAGGGGCGGTCGCTTTGCCGCTCGCGACCGGGCTCGACGACCTCGCACTCGTGATCACCGCCTATCTGACGATCAACGCCGCGTACAGCCTCGCGCTCAAGCACGTCGTGCTCTTCGAGCTGTTCAGCGTGTCGTCGGGTTACGTGCTGCGCGCGCTCGCGGGTGCCGAGGCCGCGAGCGTGCCGGCCTCCCCCTGGTTCTTGATCGTGATCAGCACCGTGTCGCTCCACGTGGTCGCGACCAAGCGGGCCGCTGAGCTCTCTCACTCGGGTGAGGGTCACTCCCGCCCGGTATTGAGCGAGTACAGCAAGGAGCTGCTCGACCTCATTCGTTCGTCGACGCTCTCCGTGGCGTTGATCGGATACCTGCTCTGGACCTTCACCGGCGATTCACGAGTCGCGTCGGAGCCGTGGGCGCTCCTGTCCGCGATCCCGTTCGCGCTTTGCCTCTTCCGTTATTCCCAGGTGGCAGCGTCCGGATCCGGCGAGCAGCCGGACAAGATCCTACGGCAGGACGGCCTGCTGCTGAGCTTCGTGATCTCGTGGGTCGTCGTGTTCACGCTCGGCGTGTACGTCTTTTCCGGTGGCTGA
- a CDS encoding Rieske (2Fe-2S) protein — protein MNRRDFVKSLPVVPAGLLLGASALTLSACGGMPYLAPRGSGNRLVVSAARVPEAGVLLQRPGMEHPVFVHATEQGGYTALLVRCTHRGCQPDPVGDRFVCPCHGSEFDLEGAVLRGPAERSLLRYRVAREGEDVVVTLQGEGR, from the coding sequence ATGAACCGTCGCGATTTCGTTAAGTCGTTGCCCGTCGTCCCGGCGGGGCTTTTGCTCGGTGCCTCGGCGCTTACGCTCTCGGCGTGCGGCGGCATGCCGTACCTCGCACCGCGTGGGTCGGGGAATCGCCTCGTCGTCAGCGCGGCGCGCGTGCCGGAGGCGGGTGTTCTTCTGCAACGCCCGGGCATGGAGCACCCTGTCTTTGTTCATGCGACCGAGCAGGGAGGGTACACCGCGCTTCTGGTCCGATGCACCCACCGGGGATGCCAGCCGGATCCCGTTGGGGACCGCTTCGTCTGCCCTTGCCACGGCAGTGAGTTCGACCTGGAGGGCGCGGTGCTTCGGGGACCGGCGGAGAGGTCCTTGCTGCGGTATCGCGTCGCGCGGGAAGGGGAAGACGTGGTGGTCACGTTACAGGGAGAGGGGCGATGA
- a CDS encoding c-type cytochrome: MAVPTARLLGLFCLLAATACDTFAPDGPPEEQLLDGTIEGMPGSQLRQHLVGDEDFARRFTVEDGLGPIFVATSCEQCHVGDGKGHPVFNLTRFGTLGPNGFDPLTRLGGPQLQHRSIPGYPPEVVPPEATGVTEFTAPAVTGLGFLDAVDDATLIALADPDDADGDGISGRLQLHPPSELIEAALALEAQSAVPFTHGTLVDGQYIGRFGKKALTVNLLHQTVGAYLNDMGITSDLLVEDLFNPQAGNRASDEAPDPEVSSSTVANVVFYLKTLRAPSRRDAGVAEVVAGEQLFDAIGCASCHTPTMRTGRSEIAVLDQVEFHAYTDLLLHDMGPELDDGYTEGRALTSEWRTPPLWGIGIQQNFQGGQAFYLHDGRAQTFEETIGLHGGEGAASRSAFQALSDADKARLVRFLRSL; this comes from the coding sequence ATGGCTGTACCAACCGCTCGACTGCTCGGACTCTTCTGTCTCCTGGCAGCCACCGCGTGCGATACTTTCGCGCCGGACGGGCCGCCTGAGGAACAGCTACTCGACGGCACGATCGAAGGCATGCCTGGCAGCCAGCTGCGGCAGCACCTCGTGGGGGACGAGGACTTCGCGCGTCGTTTCACCGTGGAGGACGGGCTTGGTCCGATTTTCGTCGCGACGTCGTGTGAGCAATGTCACGTCGGAGACGGGAAGGGGCACCCAGTCTTCAACCTTACGCGGTTCGGCACCCTCGGCCCGAACGGCTTCGATCCGTTGACACGGCTCGGCGGACCGCAGCTCCAGCACCGGTCCATTCCTGGCTACCCGCCCGAGGTCGTTCCCCCGGAGGCCACGGGGGTCACGGAGTTCACGGCGCCGGCGGTGACCGGTCTCGGGTTCCTCGATGCGGTCGATGACGCGACGCTGATCGCGCTCGCCGACCCTGACGACGCCGACGGGGACGGCATCAGTGGCCGGCTGCAACTCCATCCGCCCTCGGAGCTCATCGAGGCGGCGCTCGCGCTCGAGGCCCAGTCGGCTGTGCCTTTCACCCACGGCACGCTCGTCGACGGTCAGTATATCGGCCGCTTCGGCAAGAAGGCGCTGACGGTGAACCTGCTGCACCAGACGGTCGGCGCGTACCTAAACGACATGGGCATCACGAGCGACCTGCTCGTGGAGGACCTCTTCAATCCGCAGGCTGGAAACCGGGCCTCGGACGAGGCGCCGGATCCTGAGGTCTCGAGCAGCACGGTCGCCAACGTGGTCTTCTATCTGAAGACGTTGCGCGCGCCGTCCCGTCGGGATGCGGGCGTTGCCGAGGTCGTGGCGGGTGAGCAGCTCTTCGACGCGATCGGGTGTGCGTCGTGCCATACGCCCACCATGCGCACGGGCCGTTCCGAAATCGCGGTCCTCGACCAGGTCGAGTTCCACGCGTACACCGACCTTCTGCTTCACGACATGGGTCCCGAGCTGGACGACGGCTATACCGAGGGACGCGCGCTCACCTCCGAGTGGAGGACCCCTCCGCTCTGGGGCATCGGCATCCAGCAAAATTTCCAGGGCGGGCAGGCCTTCTATCTGCACGACGGTCGCGCGCAGACCTTCGAAGAGACGATCGGCTTGCACGGTGGCGAGGGCGCGGCATCCCGGAGTGCATTCCAGGCGCTCTCCGATGCGGACAAGGCGCGGCTCGTCCGCTTCCTCCGGTCTCTGTGA
- a CDS encoding PQQ-dependent sugar dehydrogenase, giving the protein MALAACTSTIFPEPKGTDSSQLAISLVELANGLESPVYATSPVADPRLFVVEQPGRIRILRGGSLLPEPFLDITDRVSFDDERGLLGLAFDPDFRASGRFFVNYTDVDGNTRIEAYLDKDGGDRADPNSAMLFLEVEQPFPTHNGGQIEFGPDNMLYIALGDGGSDGDPHGHGQDATTLLGTILRVDVLDQVGPPYRIPADNPFVEHPTWRPEIWHYGFRNPWRFSFDVNGGFMFIADRGEARWEEINAVPIERGGENFGWSVLEGTECFGTSSCEAEGTRFPVAVYGRSDGCSVAGGYVYRGAAVPALQGRYIYSDYCSGWLRTFQLQPNGTAGDPVELPVEPPGNVTSLGQDSDGELYVLTDGGRVLRIAAAN; this is encoded by the coding sequence GTGGCGCTCGCGGCTTGCACCTCGACGATATTCCCGGAACCCAAGGGGACCGATTCCTCGCAGCTCGCGATCAGTTTGGTCGAGCTCGCGAACGGACTCGAGTCACCCGTCTACGCAACGTCGCCGGTCGCCGACCCACGGCTCTTCGTGGTGGAACAGCCCGGGCGGATCCGGATCTTGCGCGGCGGCAGCCTGCTACCGGAACCGTTTCTCGATATCACCGACCGCGTGTCCTTCGACGACGAACGAGGGCTTCTGGGCCTCGCCTTCGACCCGGACTTCAGGGCGAGCGGCCGCTTCTTCGTGAACTATACGGACGTCGACGGCAACACACGTATCGAGGCGTACCTGGACAAAGATGGTGGTGACCGGGCGGACCCGAACAGCGCCATGCTCTTTCTGGAGGTCGAGCAGCCGTTCCCGACCCACAACGGAGGGCAGATCGAGTTCGGCCCGGACAACATGCTCTACATCGCCCTCGGTGACGGCGGGAGCGATGGCGACCCACACGGACACGGCCAGGACGCCACGACACTGCTGGGCACGATCCTGCGTGTCGATGTGCTCGATCAGGTCGGCCCCCCGTACCGGATCCCCGCGGACAACCCCTTCGTCGAGCACCCGACCTGGCGTCCCGAGATCTGGCACTACGGTTTCCGGAACCCGTGGCGGTTTTCGTTCGATGTGAACGGCGGATTCATGTTCATCGCCGACAGGGGGGAGGCCCGTTGGGAGGAGATCAACGCCGTCCCCATCGAGAGAGGAGGGGAGAACTTTGGTTGGAGCGTGCTCGAGGGGACCGAGTGCTTCGGTACCAGTTCGTGTGAAGCGGAAGGCACGCGCTTCCCGGTCGCGGTCTATGGTCGCAGCGACGGATGCTCGGTTGCGGGCGGATACGTGTACCGCGGGGCCGCGGTCCCCGCGCTTCAGGGCCGGTATATCTACTCGGACTACTGCAGTGGATGGCTGCGCACGTTCCAACTTCAACCGAACGGCACTGCCGGGGACCCTGTCGAGCTCCCCGTCGAGCCGCCCGGCAACGTGACGTCTCTGGGCCAGGACTCCGACGGCGAGCTCTACGTACTCACCGACGGTGGGCGTGTTCTACGCATCGCGGCGGCAAACTAG
- a CDS encoding ChaN family lipoprotein, protein MIGRLAATVLLSAFGLATLLVSPVHGQDPDESSRPVEGEDFQVYDIGGHSSSFAAVLSALSATDVVLVGEEHDDVVGHRFEVELLGAAYRRLHAEDGREVILSLEMFERDVQYILAEYLDGTISETHFLNSSRPWDDYEDRYRPLVEFSKAHGLTVIAANAPRRYVNRVSREGPESLDALSATAKSFLPPLPYPGPSIEYRAQWEALMAEAMAVPDTQTDSSAADADADEHDTMSPNVIYSQALWDAAMGHAVTSALGANPGSLVIHMAGSFHVQRGTGIPERIEDYGPGTRVLSIVMVSVDDITAWDEKEHEGLGDFVVYTRQPEAGTDGSGN, encoded by the coding sequence ATGATCGGACGGCTTGCCGCCACCGTTCTGCTTTCCGCTTTCGGGCTCGCGACGCTGCTCGTTTCACCCGTGCACGGGCAGGATCCCGACGAGTCTTCCCGTCCCGTGGAGGGCGAGGACTTCCAGGTCTACGACATCGGCGGCCACTCGTCGTCTTTCGCGGCGGTGTTGAGCGCGCTTTCAGCCACCGACGTGGTCTTGGTCGGAGAGGAGCACGACGACGTGGTCGGACACCGCTTCGAGGTGGAGTTGCTCGGGGCCGCTTATCGCCGGCTCCATGCGGAGGACGGTCGGGAAGTGATCCTGTCGTTGGAGATGTTCGAGCGCGACGTCCAGTACATCTTGGCCGAATACCTCGACGGCACGATTTCGGAGACTCACTTCCTCAACAGCTCCCGTCCTTGGGACGACTACGAAGACCGATACCGTCCGCTGGTCGAGTTCTCCAAAGCGCACGGCCTCACGGTGATCGCGGCGAACGCCCCACGCAGATACGTGAACCGTGTCTCGAGAGAAGGGCCCGAGTCGTTGGATGCGCTGTCTGCGACCGCCAAGAGCTTCTTGCCGCCGCTGCCGTACCCGGGGCCCTCGATCGAATACCGGGCCCAGTGGGAGGCGTTGATGGCCGAAGCCATGGCGGTGCCGGATACGCAGACGGATTCGTCTGCCGCCGATGCGGATGCCGACGAGCACGACACCATGAGCCCGAACGTCATCTACTCGCAGGCGCTGTGGGATGCCGCCATGGGCCACGCTGTCACGTCGGCACTCGGCGCCAACCCGGGCTCGCTCGTCATCCACATGGCGGGGTCCTTCCACGTGCAGCGCGGCACCGGGATCCCAGAGCGCATCGAGGACTATGGTCCGGGCACTCGAGTCCTGAGCATCGTCATGGTGTCGGTCGACGACATCACGGCATGGGACGAGAAAGAACACGAGGGGCTCGGCGACTTCGTGGTCTACACCAGACAGCCCGAGGCGGGGACCGACGGCAGCGGAAACTGA
- a CDS encoding FMN-binding glutamate synthase family protein: MTELWIALIGLLLVVVLYDLLQTKHAILRNFPVIGHFRYLLESIGPELRQYIVTSNDEELPFSRDQRRWVYASAKKENNYSGFGTDNDLERSNNYLIIKHHTLGPSQEPRHDEMYALPCAKVLGGPRGRRNAFRPQSVVNISGMSFGSLSSAAVEAMNRGAAIAGCLHNTGEGGVSPHHLHGGDLIWQLGTGYFGARAPDGSFDRDACVRIVQDHPVRAIEIKLSQGAKPGLGGVLPGEKVSGEISRIRGVPIGQTVISPPGHRSFATVDEMLDFVEDLADATGVPVGIKSAVGELAFWTELADRMANEERGIDYIAIDGGEGGTGAAPFAFSDHVALPFKVGFSRVYRIFAERGVHHDVVWVGSGKLGFPETGLLAFCLGVDMIAVGREAMMAVGCIQAQRCHTGHCPTGVATQNKWLVRGLDPTHKAARLANYLVTMRKELTRLSNACGCVHPALLTAEHMEILDGNFGSRPLSEVFHYQPGWELASDADLAEVERLMGVE, from the coding sequence ATGACGGAGCTCTGGATCGCGCTCATCGGTCTGCTGTTGGTCGTCGTCCTGTACGACCTACTTCAGACCAAGCACGCCATCCTCAGGAACTTCCCCGTAATTGGACACTTCCGATACCTGCTGGAGTCGATCGGCCCCGAGCTACGCCAGTACATCGTCACGTCGAACGATGAGGAGCTGCCGTTCTCCCGTGACCAGAGGCGCTGGGTGTACGCGTCCGCCAAGAAGGAGAACAATTACTCCGGTTTCGGCACCGACAACGACCTCGAGCGTTCGAACAACTATCTGATCATCAAGCACCACACGCTGGGCCCCTCCCAGGAGCCGCGGCACGACGAGATGTATGCGCTTCCGTGCGCGAAGGTCTTGGGCGGTCCGCGCGGTCGGCGCAACGCGTTCCGGCCCCAGTCGGTCGTGAACATCAGCGGCATGAGCTTCGGCTCGCTCTCGTCCGCGGCGGTTGAGGCGATGAACCGCGGCGCAGCGATCGCGGGCTGCCTGCACAATACAGGTGAGGGCGGCGTCTCCCCGCACCATCTGCACGGGGGCGACCTCATCTGGCAGCTAGGTACCGGCTATTTCGGTGCGCGAGCACCGGACGGGTCCTTCGACCGCGACGCGTGCGTACGGATCGTTCAGGACCACCCCGTGCGGGCGATCGAGATCAAGCTGAGTCAGGGCGCGAAGCCGGGGCTCGGTGGCGTGCTGCCCGGAGAGAAGGTGTCGGGTGAGATCTCCAGGATTCGTGGCGTGCCGATTGGGCAGACCGTGATCAGTCCGCCGGGGCATCGATCGTTCGCCACGGTCGACGAGATGCTGGACTTCGTGGAAGACCTCGCCGACGCGACCGGCGTTCCGGTCGGCATCAAATCCGCAGTGGGTGAGCTCGCTTTTTGGACCGAGTTGGCGGACCGGATGGCGAATGAAGAGCGCGGCATCGACTACATCGCGATCGACGGGGGTGAAGGCGGCACGGGCGCGGCCCCCTTCGCGTTCTCGGACCACGTGGCGCTGCCGTTCAAGGTCGGCTTCAGCCGCGTGTATCGGATCTTCGCCGAGCGCGGCGTCCACCACGACGTGGTGTGGGTCGGGTCGGGCAAGCTCGGCTTCCCCGAAACGGGCCTGCTCGCGTTCTGTCTCGGTGTGGACATGATCGCGGTCGGCCGCGAGGCGATGATGGCGGTCGGGTGCATCCAGGCACAGCGGTGCCACACGGGCCACTGCCCCACCGGCGTGGCGACGCAAAACAAGTGGCTCGTGCGCGGTCTCGACCCGACCCACAAGGCCGCGCGGCTCGCGAACTACCTGGTGACGATGCGAAAGGAGCTGACGCGGCTCAGTAACGCGTGCGGTTGCGTGCACCCCGCCCTGCTCACGGCCGAACACATGGAGATCCTGGATGGCAACTTCGGCAGCCGGCCGCTCAGCGAAGTGTTCCATTATCAGCCCGGATGGGAGCTGGCCTCGGACGCGGACCTGGCGGAGGTGGAGCGGTTGATGGGGGTGGAGTAG